A window of the Hordeum vulgare subsp. vulgare chromosome 5H, MorexV3_pseudomolecules_assembly, whole genome shotgun sequence genome harbors these coding sequences:
- the LOC123396672 gene encoding uncharacterized protein LOC123396672, giving the protein MASSFRPAPSPPAGNPDCCTMDGVGVDPVGCLQSTARCRIWTGASQSARSRELRCSPSSPPTVSKPRRRVCLLHLKSSATCRIVRTRSTTSVRLLHGGILLPSRISAAGTCRGFSTRAR; this is encoded by the exons ATGGCGTCGTCGTTCAGGCCCGCCCCGTCGCCACCGGCTGGCAACCC GGACTGCTGCACCATGGATGGGGTTGGCGTTGACCCAGTCGGCTGCCTCCAAAGCACAGCTAGGTGCCGGATCTGGACGGGGGCAAGTCAGTCAGCCCGTTCCCGCGAACTTCGCTGCAGCCCCAGCTCGCCTCCAACCGTCAGCAAGCCTCGCCGTCGCGTATGTCTGCTGCATCTGAAG agttccgcaacgtgccggattgtgaggacccgttcgactacgtcggttcgtctgcttcacggaggcattcttcttccaagcaggatctcag ctgcaggtaCATGTAGAGGtttctcgacgcgagcgcgttaa